One Chromobacterium paludis genomic window carries:
- the katG gene encoding catalase/peroxidase HPI: protein MSQEQKCPFAGAHAGKALAGARGNRDWWPQQLNLNILHQHAPASNPMDADFDYAAAFRRLDYPALKQDLKALMTASQDWWPADWGHYGGLFIRMAWHSAGTYRTADGRGGAGSGNQRFAPLNSWPDNGNLDKARRLLWPIKQKYGNRLSWADLMILAGNVAMESMGFKTFGFGGGRVDIWQPEEDVYWGAEQSWLATSDQANSRYSGERQLENPLAAVQMGLIYVNPEGPDGKPDPVASGRDVRETFARMAMNDEETVALVAGGHTFGKAHGAGDPALVGPEPEGAPLEAQGLGWINRFGSGKGVHATTSGIEGAWKPNPTTWDNGYFDMLFGYEWELTKSPAGAHQWVAKGVKPEHMIPDAHDPSKKHPPMMTTADLSLRFDPIYEPIARRFHQNPQAFADAFARAWFKLTHRDMGPKARYLGPEVPAEDLIWQDPVPAADHPLIEAQDIAELKAKLLACGLSIAELVSTAWASASTFRGSDKRGGANGARIRLAPQKDWEVNQPAQLARALAMLEAVQRDFNAAQNGGKRVSLADLIVLGGCAAVEAAAKAAGVAIDVPFTPGRTDASQAQTDVESFAVLEPQADGFRNYQPRHFTVPAEALLVDRAQLLTLSAPEMTALVGGLRVLGANAGQSDQGVFTQRPQVLSNDFFVNLLDMGTAWQPTSDARDAFEGRDRASGKLKWRASRVDLVFGSNSQLRALAEVYAQHDGQPKFVRDFVAAWNKVMNLDRFDLR, encoded by the coding sequence ATGAGCCAGGAACAGAAGTGTCCCTTCGCGGGCGCCCATGCGGGCAAAGCGCTGGCCGGCGCGCGCGGCAACCGCGACTGGTGGCCGCAGCAATTGAACCTGAACATCCTGCATCAGCATGCGCCCGCCTCCAACCCCATGGATGCGGACTTTGATTACGCGGCCGCTTTCCGGCGGCTGGATTATCCGGCGCTGAAGCAGGACCTCAAAGCCTTGATGACCGCGTCGCAAGACTGGTGGCCGGCCGACTGGGGCCATTACGGCGGCCTGTTCATCCGCATGGCCTGGCACAGCGCCGGCACCTACCGCACCGCGGACGGCCGCGGCGGCGCGGGCAGCGGCAACCAGCGCTTCGCCCCGCTGAACAGCTGGCCGGACAACGGCAATCTGGACAAGGCCCGCCGCCTGCTGTGGCCCATCAAGCAGAAATACGGCAACAGGCTTTCCTGGGCCGACCTGATGATACTGGCCGGCAATGTGGCGATGGAGTCCATGGGCTTCAAGACTTTCGGCTTCGGCGGCGGCCGCGTGGACATCTGGCAGCCGGAAGAGGACGTCTACTGGGGGGCCGAGCAAAGCTGGCTCGCCACCAGCGATCAAGCCAACAGCCGCTACTCCGGCGAGCGGCAATTGGAAAACCCCTTGGCCGCCGTGCAAATGGGGCTGATCTACGTCAATCCGGAAGGCCCGGACGGCAAGCCTGACCCGGTGGCGTCCGGCCGAGACGTGCGCGAGACCTTCGCCCGCATGGCGATGAACGACGAGGAAACCGTGGCCCTGGTGGCCGGCGGCCACACCTTCGGCAAGGCCCACGGCGCGGGCGACCCCGCCCTGGTGGGGCCGGAACCGGAAGGCGCGCCGCTGGAAGCGCAAGGACTGGGCTGGATCAACCGCTTCGGCTCCGGCAAGGGCGTCCACGCCACCACCAGCGGCATAGAAGGCGCCTGGAAGCCGAATCCCACCACCTGGGACAACGGCTATTTCGACATGCTGTTCGGCTATGAATGGGAGTTGACCAAGAGCCCGGCCGGCGCGCACCAGTGGGTGGCGAAAGGCGTCAAACCGGAGCATATGATCCCAGACGCGCACGATCCATCCAAGAAGCATCCGCCGATGATGACCACGGCCGATCTGTCGCTGCGCTTCGATCCCATCTACGAACCGATCGCCCGCCGCTTCCACCAGAATCCGCAGGCCTTTGCCGACGCCTTCGCCCGCGCCTGGTTCAAGCTGACCCACCGCGACATGGGGCCGAAAGCGCGCTACCTGGGACCGGAAGTGCCGGCCGAGGACCTGATCTGGCAAGACCCCGTTCCGGCGGCGGACCACCCGCTGATCGAGGCCCAGGACATCGCGGAGCTGAAAGCCAAACTCCTGGCCTGCGGCCTATCCATCGCCGAACTGGTATCCACGGCCTGGGCCTCCGCCTCCACTTTCCGCGGCTCGGATAAACGCGGCGGCGCCAATGGCGCGCGCATCCGCCTCGCCCCGCAAAAGGATTGGGAAGTCAATCAGCCCGCCCAGCTGGCCCGCGCGCTGGCCATGCTGGAAGCCGTGCAGCGCGACTTCAACGCTGCGCAAAACGGCGGCAAGCGGGTATCCCTGGCGGATCTGATCGTGCTGGGCGGCTGCGCGGCGGTGGAAGCGGCGGCCAAAGCCGCTGGCGTCGCCATCGACGTGCCTTTCACGCCAGGGCGGACCGACGCCTCCCAGGCCCAGACCGACGTCGAATCCTTCGCCGTGTTGGAACCGCAGGCCGACGGCTTCCGCAACTACCAGCCCAGGCACTTCACCGTGCCGGCCGAGGCGCTGCTGGTGGACAGGGCGCAACTATTGACGCTGAGCGCGCCGGAAATGACCGCGCTGGTGGGCGGCCTGCGCGTGCTGGGCGCCAATGCCGGCCAGTCCGATCAGGGCGTGTTCACGCAGCGGCCGCAAGTCCTGAGCAACGACTTCTTCGTCAACCTGCTGGACATGGGCACCGCGTGGCAGCCGACGTCGGACGCGCGCGATGCCTTCGAGGGGCGCGACCGCGCCAGCGGCAAATTGAAATGGCGCGCCAGCCGCGTGGACCTGGTCTTCGGTTCAAACTCGCAGCTGCGCGCGCTGGCCGAGGTCTATGCCCAGCATGACGGCCAGCCCAAATTCGTGCGCGACTTCGTCGCCGCCTGGAACAAGGTGATGAATCTGGACCGCTTCGATCTGCGCTAA
- a CDS encoding ABC transporter substrate-binding protein: MKRPGLLLLFLLVACPAWCQSLKRVYVIDSYSKQYAWSRAYREALKTELSPIANLSFYELNTKVDPPDTVQATADKLVRLIDQDKPDLVIAGDDASLERVGTKTDPQIPVVYLGINNNPRRYFKSSPHHVTGVLERPLFSRNILSIAPYVPGRSHNVLILFDKETTADVIQRESFDNLPAVKLGMFNVIMQQAPTFEDWQQAVLGAKDTYRAIWVGLYFALHDRSGHYIPGDDVMRWTMKHTPVPVFAFWSFAVGPHLALGGIVLTGAEQGMAASAIVKAILKDHVPPDKIFPTIPSEGAFIFSRSGLAHWGIRLPAAMLQKATLLN, encoded by the coding sequence ATGAAGCGCCCTGGCCTGCTCCTGCTCTTCCTGCTTGTCGCCTGCCCAGCCTGGTGCCAGAGCCTCAAGCGAGTCTACGTGATAGACAGCTACTCGAAACAGTATGCCTGGAGCCGCGCCTACCGCGAGGCTCTGAAAACCGAGCTGTCACCCATCGCCAACCTTTCCTTCTACGAGCTGAACACCAAGGTCGATCCCCCTGACACGGTCCAGGCCACGGCAGACAAGCTGGTCCGTCTCATAGACCAGGACAAACCGGATCTGGTCATTGCCGGGGACGATGCCTCACTGGAGCGAGTCGGCACCAAGACGGACCCGCAGATTCCCGTGGTCTACCTCGGCATCAACAACAACCCCAGGCGCTACTTCAAAAGCAGCCCCCATCATGTGACCGGCGTGCTGGAGCGGCCGCTGTTTTCGCGCAACATTCTCAGCATCGCGCCCTATGTCCCAGGCCGCTCGCACAATGTGCTGATCCTGTTCGACAAAGAAACGACGGCCGACGTCATCCAGCGGGAAAGCTTCGACAATCTGCCGGCGGTGAAGCTAGGCATGTTCAACGTGATCATGCAGCAAGCGCCCACCTTCGAGGACTGGCAGCAAGCGGTGCTGGGCGCCAAGGACACCTACCGCGCCATCTGGGTGGGACTGTATTTTGCCCTGCATGATCGCAGCGGCCATTACATCCCCGGCGACGATGTCATGCGCTGGACCATGAAGCACACGCCGGTGCCGGTCTTTGCGTTCTGGAGCTTCGCCGTCGGGCCCCACCTGGCCCTGGGCGGCATCGTGCTGACAGGCGCCGAGCAAGGAATGGCCGCGTCCGCCATCGTGAAAGCCATACTGAAAGACCACGTGCCACCCGACAAAATCTTTCCCACCATCCCATCCGAAGGCGCCTTCATTTTCAGCCGCTCCGGACTCGCGCACTGGGGTATCAGGCTGCCCGCCGCCATGCTGCAGAAGGCCACACTGCTGAACTGA
- a CDS encoding carbohydrate ABC transporter permease yields MKTSSRNAWLFLSPALLLMGVFTFWPLLFGSYVAFTRYDLISPPQWAGLDNFRYLLDDPVFWQAMANSLRYLLVVPLIQLSGIALAVLVNQALPGIKLFRAALYLPVITTVSVVGIMWNWMYADYGVLNGALHWLGWLAPEHDIGFLSDEDLALYSVMFVTYWRGIGYYMVLYLAGLQAIPAEMQEAARLDGANGWQRFWRITLPMLKPTLLFCSLMSTLDALKAFEEVLVMTRGAPLNATYTVLYYAFHQGFNQLDFGRGSAAGLVLTAVCLLLAWLNFRLLRADHR; encoded by the coding sequence ATGAAGACCTCGTCCCGCAACGCCTGGCTGTTCCTGTCCCCCGCCCTGCTGCTGATGGGCGTATTCACCTTCTGGCCCCTGCTGTTCGGCAGCTACGTTGCCTTCACCCGCTACGACCTGATCTCGCCGCCACAATGGGCGGGCCTGGACAATTTCCGCTATCTGTTGGACGACCCGGTATTCTGGCAGGCCATGGCCAACTCCTTGCGCTACCTGCTGGTGGTGCCGCTGATCCAGCTATCCGGCATCGCCTTGGCGGTGCTGGTCAACCAGGCCCTGCCCGGCATCAAGCTGTTCCGCGCCGCGCTCTATCTGCCGGTGATCACCACCGTTTCCGTGGTGGGCATCATGTGGAACTGGATGTACGCCGACTACGGCGTGCTCAACGGCGCGCTGCACTGGCTGGGCTGGCTGGCGCCGGAGCACGACATCGGTTTTCTCAGCGACGAAGACCTGGCCTTGTATTCCGTGATGTTCGTCACGTATTGGCGGGGCATAGGTTATTACATGGTGCTCTACCTGGCCGGACTGCAGGCCATCCCGGCAGAAATGCAGGAGGCTGCGCGGCTGGACGGCGCCAATGGCTGGCAGCGCTTCTGGCGCATCACGCTGCCCATGCTCAAGCCCACCCTCTTGTTCTGCAGCCTGATGTCCACCCTGGATGCGCTGAAAGCCTTCGAGGAGGTGCTGGTGATGACGCGCGGCGCGCCGCTGAACGCCACCTACACCGTGCTGTACTACGCCTTCCACCAAGGCTTCAACCAGCTGGATTTCGGCCGCGGCAGCGCCGCCGGACTGGTGTTGACCGCCGTCTGCCTATTGCTGGCCTGGCTGAACTTCCGGCTGCTCCGCGCCGACCACCGCTGA
- a CDS encoding BadF/BadG/BcrA/BcrD ATPase family protein, with translation MHASTPFQIGVDGGGTGTRLRIADPAGQMLAQAEGPGSALSQGIEAAWCTILGLLEQAFDQAGLGYPPRSDCAVGLGLSGVHNQQWAQRFRELAPGFARLELATDGYTTLLGAHGGQPGVIVALGTGSIGEALYPDGSHREVGGWGYPSGDEASGAWLGQRAAQLTQMALDGRSTHSALTRAVLAQVGGDWQAMMRWNGKASPAHFAQLAPLVIAAARIDPEADALLRQAGEDAWAIARALDPTGELPVALCGGLGQALRDWLPPGFRQKLVAAKGDSVSGALLLLRR, from the coding sequence ATGCACGCTTCGACACCGTTTCAGATAGGCGTGGACGGCGGCGGCACCGGCACCCGGCTACGCATCGCCGACCCCGCCGGCCAGATGCTCGCCCAGGCGGAAGGCCCCGGTTCAGCCTTGTCCCAGGGCATAGAGGCCGCCTGGTGCACCATACTCGGCCTGTTGGAGCAAGCCTTTGACCAAGCCGGACTGGGCTACCCGCCGCGCAGCGACTGCGCCGTCGGCCTGGGTCTGTCCGGCGTGCACAACCAGCAGTGGGCGCAGCGTTTCCGGGAACTGGCGCCTGGTTTCGCCCGGCTGGAACTGGCCACCGACGGCTACACCACCTTGCTGGGCGCGCATGGCGGCCAACCCGGCGTAATCGTCGCCTTAGGCACCGGCAGCATAGGCGAGGCGCTGTACCCCGATGGCAGCCACCGCGAAGTGGGCGGCTGGGGCTACCCCAGCGGCGACGAAGCCAGCGGCGCCTGGCTGGGCCAACGCGCCGCGCAACTGACGCAGATGGCGCTGGACGGCCGCAGTACGCACAGCGCCCTGACCCGGGCCGTACTGGCGCAAGTCGGCGGCGATTGGCAAGCGATGATGCGCTGGAACGGCAAGGCCAGCCCGGCGCACTTCGCCCAGCTGGCGCCGCTGGTGATCGCCGCCGCGCGCATCGACCCGGAAGCGGACGCCTTGCTGCGCCAGGCCGGCGAAGACGCCTGGGCCATCGCCCGCGCGCTGGACCCGACAGGCGAATTGCCGGTGGCGCTGTGCGGTGGGCTGGGCCAGGCCCTGCGCGACTGGCTGCCGCCCGGCTTCCGCCAGAAACTGGTGGCCGCCAAGGGAGATTCCGTTTCAGGCGCGCTACTCTTGCTGCGCCGCTGA
- a CDS encoding ABC transporter substrate-binding protein, with amino-acid sequence MKAARLTLAGLSLLACGLAASAHAEKIKLEFWTDSLQPTFNGYFANVKKTYEAQHPNVEVQWVDVFNDSFETKLNAAIAAGKPPALVNHDVPRLFKYAQKGTLIPLNAALGADKAAYLPNALADLSFGGKLYGLPWYNNINVLVINGELFKKAGLDPKHPVASLEDELRLAKIIKAKTGVPGLLPQLGQIDGIMLGQGLPLIQNGKAVFNSPKHVALIRQLADAYRAGALAKDNLFADDNYQASIKLYNSGRLAMMETAPTAARRTQSDARSIYATTVVQPAPLGPTKIAQGGYLFSWAVSKGLPAATEQEAIKFARFLTNDNQQLAFSKVTGATFPSTQKALTDSYFVKTAAGGAIEDSRIQGAKVAHNIRTLVLTGVPNVADLKKNLVDNVEAAVTGKKDAQKALDDAAAFWNRQLK; translated from the coding sequence ATGAAAGCAGCACGTCTGACATTGGCAGGGCTGTCCCTGCTTGCCTGCGGCCTGGCGGCCTCGGCGCACGCGGAAAAAATCAAGCTGGAGTTCTGGACCGATTCGCTTCAACCCACCTTCAACGGCTATTTCGCCAACGTCAAGAAAACCTACGAGGCGCAACATCCCAATGTGGAAGTCCAGTGGGTGGACGTGTTCAACGACAGCTTCGAAACCAAGCTCAACGCCGCCATCGCCGCCGGCAAACCGCCCGCCCTCGTCAATCACGACGTGCCGCGCCTGTTCAAATACGCCCAAAAGGGCACGCTGATCCCGCTGAATGCCGCCCTGGGCGCGGACAAGGCCGCTTACCTGCCCAACGCGCTGGCGGACCTGAGCTTTGGCGGCAAGCTGTACGGCCTGCCCTGGTACAACAACATCAATGTGCTGGTGATCAACGGCGAGCTGTTCAAGAAGGCCGGGCTCGATCCGAAGCACCCCGTCGCCAGCCTGGAAGACGAGCTGCGCCTGGCCAAGATCATCAAGGCCAAGACCGGCGTGCCTGGCCTGCTGCCGCAACTGGGCCAGATAGACGGCATCATGCTGGGCCAAGGCCTGCCCCTGATCCAGAACGGCAAGGCCGTGTTCAACAGTCCCAAGCATGTCGCGTTGATCCGCCAATTAGCCGACGCCTACCGGGCCGGCGCGCTGGCCAAGGACAACCTGTTTGCCGATGACAACTACCAGGCCAGCATCAAACTGTATAACAGCGGCCGCCTGGCCATGATGGAAACCGCGCCCACCGCCGCGCGGCGTACCCAAAGCGATGCCCGCTCCATCTACGCCACGACCGTGGTGCAGCCTGCGCCGCTTGGCCCCACCAAGATCGCCCAGGGCGGCTATCTGTTCAGCTGGGCGGTTTCCAAGGGCTTGCCTGCCGCCACCGAGCAGGAAGCGATCAAGTTTGCCCGCTTCCTCACCAACGACAACCAGCAACTGGCTTTCTCCAAGGTGACCGGCGCCACCTTCCCGTCCACGCAAAAAGCGCTGACTGACAGTTACTTCGTCAAGACCGCCGCCGGCGGCGCCATCGAGGACTCCCGCATCCAGGGCGCCAAGGTGGCGCACAACATCCGCACCCTGGTGCTGACCGGCGTGCCCAATGTGGCGGACCTGAAGAAAAACCTGGTGGACAATGTGGAAGCCGCGGTGACCGGCAAGAAAGACGCCCAGAAAGCGTTGGACGACGCCGCAGCCTTCTGGAACAGACAACTTAAGTAA
- a CDS encoding carbohydrate ABC transporter permease, with translation MTTLALPRRAPRRLLRRLPHFLLLLALSLACCYPFIWTLGIAVGNGDQVFDFPPPLWPQDAGWRHFAAVWDAIPLGRFFWNSLWISGLTTVGTLAVSALAAFPLAKLRFRGRQLVFYAILATLLLPSEINFISNYVTIARLGLDDTRLGVVLPSLAGAFGIYLMKHAFEEIPDEIIDAARMDGANDWQVFSRICLPLSLPYLATLGIFTLVWSWNVYVWPSVVLKTPDLYPLSVGVLYLKGAFATSTRLVAAGAVLTILPVLAVFVFSQRYFMRGMDGAVK, from the coding sequence ATGACCACGCTCGCCCTGCCCCGCCGCGCCCCGCGCCGGCTGTTGCGCCGGCTGCCCCACTTCCTGCTGTTGCTGGCGCTGTCGCTCGCCTGCTGCTACCCCTTCATCTGGACGCTGGGCATCGCCGTCGGCAACGGCGACCAGGTATTCGACTTCCCGCCGCCGCTGTGGCCGCAAGACGCCGGCTGGCGGCATTTCGCTGCCGTCTGGGACGCCATCCCGCTGGGCCGCTTCTTCTGGAATTCGCTGTGGATTTCCGGCCTGACCACCGTGGGCACGCTGGCGGTGTCGGCGCTGGCGGCGTTCCCGCTGGCCAAGCTGCGCTTCCGCGGCCGCCAGCTGGTGTTCTACGCCATCCTCGCCACCCTGCTCCTGCCCAGCGAGATCAACTTCATCAGCAACTACGTCACCATCGCTCGCCTGGGATTGGACGACACCCGCCTGGGCGTGGTGCTGCCCTCGCTGGCCGGCGCTTTCGGCATCTACCTGATGAAGCACGCCTTCGAGGAAATCCCGGACGAAATCATAGACGCCGCACGCATGGACGGCGCCAACGACTGGCAGGTATTCAGCCGCATCTGCCTGCCGCTGTCCCTGCCCTATCTCGCCACGCTGGGCATCTTCACCCTGGTCTGGTCCTGGAATGTCTACGTCTGGCCCAGCGTGGTGCTGAAAACGCCGGACCTCTATCCGCTGTCGGTGGGCGTGCTGTATTTGAAAGGCGCTTTCGCCACGTCCACCCGCTTGGTCGCGGCCGGCGCGGTGCTGACCATCCTGCCGGTGCTGGCGGTTTTCGTTTTCAGCCAGCGCTACTTCATGCGCGGCATGGATGGAGCGGTGAAGTAG
- a CDS encoding ROK family transcriptional regulator has translation MKSTASRPASLMVTGTNLEHARSHNRRAVLETIRLNQQLTRADLARLTALTPQTVSNITAELLEAGMLLAGQPLREGARGQPAVPLSINPDGAYSMGVHLDHQRVIMVLSDLSGRVRARAEREVRQPEPALALPLIAELRDSLRRECGLDWSRLLGMGFVMPGPFGVEGMTSVGPTTLPGWEEVDAARLSRELGLPVLLQKDATAAAIGERLYGMASQLRHFVYLFVGTGLGAGLFLDGRLYTGGRGNAGEVGHMIVTPGGRPCECGNQGCLERYVSLRALYEALGVADGKQATPEFLAGLPIASAGERWLDSATGPLRQAVSMLESTLDIEAVVIGGLLPPQWLNALVERLHPLPVSIRHRAGERLRLGSAGRDVVALGAAALPIFDEFNPQYEVLLKNSRG, from the coding sequence ATGAAATCGACCGCTTCCCGGCCGGCCTCCTTGATGGTGACCGGCACCAATCTTGAACATGCCCGCTCCCATAATCGGCGCGCTGTGCTGGAAACCATACGCCTCAACCAGCAGCTGACCCGGGCCGACCTGGCCCGCCTGACCGCGCTGACGCCGCAGACCGTGTCCAATATCACGGCGGAGTTGCTGGAGGCCGGCATGCTGCTGGCGGGCCAGCCCTTGCGCGAAGGTGCGCGCGGCCAGCCGGCCGTGCCCTTGAGCATCAACCCGGACGGCGCTTACTCCATGGGCGTGCACCTGGATCACCAGCGCGTGATCATGGTGCTGTCCGACTTGTCCGGCCGCGTGCGGGCGCGGGCCGAGCGTGAGGTGCGGCAGCCCGAGCCCGCCCTGGCGCTGCCGTTGATCGCCGAGTTGCGCGACAGCCTGCGGCGCGAGTGCGGCCTGGATTGGTCGCGCTTGCTGGGCATGGGGTTCGTGATGCCGGGTCCGTTTGGCGTGGAGGGCATGACTTCGGTGGGGCCGACCACGCTGCCGGGATGGGAGGAGGTGGATGCGGCGCGCTTGAGCCGGGAGCTGGGCTTGCCGGTGCTGCTGCAAAAAGACGCCACTGCCGCGGCCATAGGTGAGCGCCTGTACGGCATGGCCAGCCAGTTGCGCCATTTCGTTTACCTGTTCGTCGGCACCGGCCTGGGCGCCGGCTTGTTCTTGGATGGCCGGTTGTATACCGGCGGCCGGGGCAATGCCGGCGAGGTGGGGCATATGATAGTCACGCCGGGCGGGCGGCCATGCGAGTGCGGCAACCAGGGCTGTCTGGAGCGTTACGTTTCCTTGCGCGCCTTGTATGAGGCCTTGGGCGTGGCGGATGGCAAGCAGGCCACCCCGGAATTCCTGGCCGGCTTGCCGATAGCGTCGGCCGGCGAACGCTGGCTGGATAGCGCGACCGGTCCCTTGCGCCAGGCGGTGAGCATGCTGGAATCCACTCTGGACATCGAGGCGGTGGTGATAGGCGGCTTGCTGCCGCCGCAATGGCTGAACGCGCTGGTGGAGCGGCTGCATCCGCTGCCGGTGTCCATCCGCCACCGCGCCGGCGAGCGTCTGCGCTTGGGCAGCGCCGGCCGCGACGTGGTGGCGCTGGGGGCCGCGGCGCTGCCCATCTTCGACGAATTCAATCCGCAGTACGAGGTATTGCTGAAAAACAGCCGCGGCTGA
- a CDS encoding MFS transporter — protein MNARPLNLPSARPLGKQDYKTLSLAALGGALEFYDFIIFVFFAVVLGKLFFPPSMPDWLSQLQTYGIFAAGYLARPLGGIVMAHFGDLFGRKRMFTLSILLMALPTLAMGMLPTYHDIGIAAPLLLLLLRILQGAAIGGEVPGAWVFVAEHAPSRHTGFACGVITSGLTIGILLGSLIATGVNLAFSQHQIAEWAWRVPFLIGGVFGMVAMQLRQWLRETPVFAEMKANKKLSRELPLKTVLRQHKTNVALSMFLTWFLAIAIVVAILMTPAYLQKQLNILPVDSLRANSLAVVSLSLGCLVAGWLSDRLGSGLTLLGGSLLLGASSHVFYTRLAMDSSQLYPLYTLLGFSVGIVGAVPLVMVRAFPAAVRFSGLSFSYNVAYAVAGGLTPILLSIWLKYDAMAPSYYLAAQCLVGLSIGAYLLRRERAGLPLTLQD, from the coding sequence ATGAATGCTCGCCCGCTTAACCTGCCGTCCGCCCGACCGCTCGGGAAACAAGACTACAAAACGCTTTCGCTGGCAGCCCTGGGAGGCGCGCTGGAATTCTACGATTTCATCATTTTCGTGTTCTTCGCCGTGGTGCTGGGCAAGCTGTTCTTCCCCCCCAGCATGCCGGACTGGCTGAGCCAGCTACAAACCTACGGCATTTTCGCCGCGGGCTATCTGGCGCGCCCGCTCGGCGGCATCGTCATGGCGCACTTCGGCGACCTGTTCGGCCGCAAGCGCATGTTCACGCTGAGCATACTGCTGATGGCCCTGCCCACGCTGGCCATGGGCATGCTGCCCACCTACCACGACATCGGCATCGCCGCGCCCCTGCTGCTGCTGCTCCTGCGCATCCTGCAGGGCGCCGCCATAGGTGGGGAGGTCCCCGGCGCCTGGGTATTCGTGGCGGAGCACGCGCCCAGCCGCCACACCGGCTTCGCCTGCGGCGTGATCACATCCGGCTTGACCATAGGCATACTGCTGGGCTCTCTGATCGCCACCGGCGTCAACCTGGCCTTCAGCCAGCACCAAATCGCGGAATGGGCATGGCGCGTGCCCTTCTTGATCGGCGGCGTATTCGGCATGGTAGCCATGCAGCTTCGGCAATGGCTGCGCGAAACCCCCGTGTTCGCCGAAATGAAGGCCAACAAAAAGCTGTCGCGCGAACTGCCCTTGAAAACCGTATTGCGGCAGCACAAGACCAATGTGGCGCTGTCCATGTTCCTGACCTGGTTCCTCGCCATCGCCATCGTGGTCGCCATCCTGATGACGCCCGCCTATCTGCAGAAACAGCTGAACATCCTGCCGGTGGACTCGCTGCGCGCCAACAGCCTGGCGGTCGTCTCCCTGTCCCTGGGCTGCCTAGTAGCCGGCTGGCTGAGCGATCGCCTAGGCAGCGGCTTGACCCTGCTCGGCGGCAGCCTGCTGCTCGGCGCCAGCAGCCATGTGTTTTACACCCGCCTGGCCATGGACAGCAGCCAGCTGTATCCCTTGTACACTTTGCTGGGCTTCAGCGTCGGCATCGTCGGCGCGGTGCCGCTGGTGATGGTGCGGGCCTTCCCCGCCGCCGTGCGTTTTTCCGGACTGTCCTTTTCCTACAACGTCGCTTACGCCGTCGCCGGCGGCCTGACGCCCATCCTGCTGTCCATCTGGCTGAAATACGACGCCATGGCGCCCTCTTACTACCTGGCCGCGCAATGCCTGGTCGGCCTATCCATAGGCGCGTATCTGTTACGCCGGGAGAGAGCCGGCCTGCCCTTGACCTTGCAGGACTAG
- a CDS encoding M90 family metallopeptidase, whose product MLLDWMRRLGGKRMPAGLLARLREEAACMPLLKGLSTEEADRLVKLAGELLRAKTVTGLEDMEVDDAMRCRLALQLALPGMNLGMRAYDNWREAVLYPAPFVVRNRWQDGIGLTHEAEQVLIGQAHYQGPLVFSWPDVRESPSLDGWNVVIHETAHQFDMLDGPANGAPPLHRGMDRKEWSRAWNQAYRQFCHAVDHGRDGWLDPYASENPAEFFAVLSEAFFEIPHLVLRDYPDLYRQLSQFYRQDPAARLPPVEEAALLPPPPDGMPASAD is encoded by the coding sequence ATGCTATTAGACTGGATGCGCCGCCTGGGCGGCAAACGGATGCCGGCGGGCCTGTTGGCGCGCTTGCGCGAGGAGGCGGCCTGCATGCCGTTGCTAAAAGGGTTGTCGACCGAAGAAGCAGACCGCCTAGTCAAGCTGGCAGGCGAACTGCTGCGAGCCAAGACCGTTACCGGCCTTGAAGATATGGAAGTGGACGACGCCATGCGCTGCCGGCTGGCCCTGCAGCTTGCGCTGCCGGGGATGAACCTGGGCATGCGCGCCTATGACAACTGGCGCGAGGCCGTACTTTACCCGGCCCCCTTCGTGGTGCGCAACCGTTGGCAGGATGGAATCGGCCTGACGCACGAGGCGGAACAGGTGCTGATAGGCCAGGCGCACTATCAGGGGCCCCTGGTGTTTTCCTGGCCGGACGTGCGGGAATCGCCGTCGCTGGACGGCTGGAATGTGGTGATCCACGAGACGGCCCACCAGTTCGATATGCTGGATGGGCCGGCCAATGGCGCGCCGCCCCTGCACAGGGGAATGGACCGCAAGGAGTGGAGCCGGGCGTGGAATCAGGCCTACCGCCAGTTCTGCCACGCGGTGGACCATGGGCGGGACGGCTGGCTGGACCCTTACGCCAGCGAAAATCCCGCGGAATTTTTCGCCGTGCTCAGCGAGGCTTTCTTCGAGATCCCGCATCTGGTGCTCAGGGATTATCCCGATCTGTACCGGCAGCTGAGCCAGTTCTATCGGCAAGACCCGGCGGCGCGGCTGCCGCCGGTGGAAGAGGCGGCGCTATTGCCGCCTCCGCCGGACGGCATGCCTGCCAGCGCGGACTAG